One window of the Rhipicephalus sanguineus isolate Rsan-2018 chromosome 4, BIME_Rsan_1.4, whole genome shotgun sequence genome contains the following:
- the LOC119390450 gene encoding uncharacterized protein LOC119390450, whose translation MACRPITDNQEKWTSQTKSLNPFFGKEHIYRYIESKGAQKHRDAGIRLFTSGHLQKLQFLEGSGAETVVRAEVLASMTTRTLYKASIKLYKCDGEVVSGSCTCVAGKGAVCKHICCVLYGLMYIAQHDLASVPDSLSCTETERQWYHPRDPRKVTEDFENVVFSKDTCDRISCAPERHQKRIQYSSLKADRKVMKTPSLINLHGNLKKCGLDCFADILEANDFLPVRIAETANCAEEDKGMPKRWLDAVKAGSAVQYTVNDVNAVENATRLQSGSPMWHHYRKGIITASSAHRVYTWVNSTCKRKMGPHDVRSLLSTIMGKKVRATYAMKRGLLCEDSARKAFLEKNKQHVDIDVRQCGLFLCRNHPFLGASPDGIATCSCCAPRLLEIKSPMRIDAFCKNELRGGCLKASSRYFTQVQTQMGVTGLKSCVLFVYSEEKCVQVPVLFDEAFFTELVKCCKFFADQYLVPYFSGNWQLS comes from the exons ATGGCATGTAGACCTATAACCGACAACCAGGAAAAGTGGACCAGTCAGACAAAGTCACTGAACCCATTCTTTGGAAAAGAACACATCTATAG GTACATAGAAAGCAAAGGTGCTCAAAAACATCGAGATGCTGGGATACGCCTCTTCACTTCAGGACATTtgcagaagctgcagtttttggaaggCAGTGGTGCAGAGACCGTTGTACGTGCAGAAGTGCTAGCTTCCATGACTACTAGGACCCTGTACAAGGCATCCATCAAGTTGTATAAATGTGATGGTGAGGTAGTTTCGGGGAGCTGCACCTGCGTTGCAGGCAAAGGTGCAGTGTGCAAGCACATCTGCTGTGTCTTGTATGGTTTAATGTACATTGCACAGCATGATCTGGCATCTGTGCCAGACTCTCTCTCGTgcacagagacagaaagacagtggTACCACCCCAGAGACCCCAGGAAGGTCACGGAAGATTTTGAGAATGTAGTCTTTTCCAAGGACACCTGCGACAGGATCAGCTGTGCACCAGAACGACACCAAAAACGAATTCAGTATTCATCTTTGAAAGCAGACAGAAAGGTGATGAAAACACCCAGCCTGATAAACTTGCATGGCAATCTTAAGAAATGCGGCCTCGACTGCTTTGCCGACATTCTCGAGGCAAACGACTTCTTGCCCGTGAGAATTGCAGAAACAGCAAATTGTGCTGAAGAAGACAAAGGAATGCCGAAACGATGGCTTGATGCTGTAAAAGCTGGAAGTGCAGTCCAGTACACAGTTAATGACGTGAATGCTGTGGAGAATGCCACAAGGCTCCAGAGTGGATCACCCATGTGGCATCATTACCGGAAAGGAATTATAACTGCATCATCGGCGCATAGAGTGTACACATGGGTGAATAGTACGTGCAAAAGAAAGATGGGGCCCCATGATGTGCGCTCTCTGCTAAGCACTATCATGGGTAAGAAAGTGCGTGCTACTTATGCCATGAAGCGGGGCCTTTTATGCGAAGACAGCGCAAGGAAGGCCTTccttgaaaaaaataaacagcacgTGGACATCGACGTGAGGCAGTGTGGTCTTTTTTTATGCCGCAACCATCCTTTCCTTGGGGCAAGCCCAGACGGAATCGCTACATGCAGTTGTTGTGCACCACGCCTTTTGGAGATCAAAAGCCCCATGAGAATTGATGCATTTTGCAAGAATGAACTGCGTGGTGGATGCCTCAAAGCCAGCAGCAGGTATTTTACCCAGGTGCAGACACAAATGGGGGTTACCGGTCTGAAGAGTTGTGTCCTCTTCGTGTACAGTGAAGAAAAGTGTGTGCAAGTTCCTGTACTTTTTGATGAGGCATTCTTCACTGAGCTGGTGAAGTGCTGCAAGTTTTTTGCTGACCAGTACCTGGTGCCTTATTTCTCTGGAAATTGGCAGCTTTCTTAA